Proteins from a single region of Chryseomicrobium sp. FSL W7-1435:
- the dtd gene encoding D-aminoacyl-tRNA deacylase, translated as MRIVLQRAKQASVTVDSKVIGEISHGYVLLVGVTHEDTTSEADWLAAKIAGLRLFEDEQGKMNRSLEDVGGHILSVSQFTLYGDSNKGRRPSFIEAARPEVAEPLWLHFNEALRLQGLKVETGKFGAMMDVQLVNDGPVTLVLEK; from the coding sequence ATGCGAATTGTTTTACAGCGAGCTAAACAAGCTTCTGTCACAGTAGACTCAAAAGTGATAGGTGAAATCTCACATGGATATGTGTTACTTGTTGGTGTGACACATGAGGATACGACTAGTGAAGCCGATTGGTTAGCCGCAAAAATCGCCGGTCTTCGTCTGTTCGAAGATGAACAAGGCAAAATGAATCGTTCACTAGAGGATGTTGGGGGCCATATTTTATCGGTCTCTCAATTCACGCTCTACGGAGATAGTAATAAGGGGAGACGTCCCTCTTTTATCGAAGCAGCAAGGCCTGAGGTAGCAGAACCGCTTTGGCTTCATTTCAATGAGGCGCTGCGTTTGCAGGGCCTGAAGGTTGAAACGGGGAAGTTCGGCGCGATGATGGACGTTCAGTTGGTGAATGACGGACCCGTAACTCTTGTTCTGGAGAAATAG
- a CDS encoding SH3 domain-containing protein encodes MQNFRTYGFIILIFFLLIAPLSTIAQSVIVNTDSLKVRSGPGLTYEVIGSVKSGDSLEVLATENDWYQIAFNGQNGWVASWLTTGSTEAVANQSAVVQVKTLNVRADASTSSSKLGQLAEGTSIQVNSIKGDWLEITFNGSTGWIHKEYVQLIEGGSAAPEQIEQNAFSVQVDALNVRDKPSLDSKRTATVYRNEVFSVLSTESTWVEIELNDGSSGWVYSFYGTFQAQQTQASQAANASSDTTLTILYNGTNLRSQPSTSGEVRARLDAGQQLTVLQAVDDWYEVSHQGESLFVANWVVTTGELEEEQPEAEQQEVVSRKAGTLAGLTIVLDPGHGGNDSGTSGYYGTNEKDLTLPTAELLAAKLEAAGAEVAFTRESDVYVGLRKRVSISHQNSADAFVSIHYDSVSDSSVHGFTTYYQHGFQKPLADHLHSALQKRLSLRDRGVREGNYLVLRENQQYAVLLELGYLSNASEERTVANAQFRETAAHAIYEGLISFFDSQLDE; translated from the coding sequence ATGCAGAATTTTCGTACATATGGCTTCATCATACTTATTTTCTTTTTACTTATTGCTCCATTATCGACAATTGCACAGAGTGTTATCGTTAATACCGACTCGCTTAAAGTGCGATCAGGCCCTGGCTTAACCTATGAGGTTATTGGATCTGTGAAATCTGGAGATTCTCTAGAAGTGCTTGCCACAGAAAATGATTGGTACCAAATTGCTTTTAACGGGCAAAATGGCTGGGTAGCAAGCTGGTTAACGACAGGATCAACAGAAGCAGTTGCTAATCAATCGGCAGTGGTTCAAGTCAAAACCTTAAATGTTCGGGCAGATGCCTCCACTAGCTCCTCAAAATTAGGACAGTTGGCAGAAGGCACTTCCATCCAAGTCAATTCCATCAAAGGTGACTGGCTAGAAATCACATTCAATGGTTCCACTGGGTGGATACATAAGGAATATGTGCAGTTAATTGAGGGTGGTTCTGCTGCACCTGAGCAAATCGAGCAAAATGCCTTCAGCGTTCAAGTAGATGCTCTCAATGTGAGAGACAAGCCTTCCTTAGATTCGAAACGTACGGCTACTGTTTACCGTAATGAAGTATTCTCGGTTCTTTCAACAGAAAGCACTTGGGTTGAAATCGAATTAAATGACGGGTCTAGTGGATGGGTCTATAGCTTCTACGGCACTTTCCAAGCTCAACAAACGCAAGCTTCTCAAGCAGCTAACGCTTCTTCTGATACAACATTGACCATCTTATATAATGGCACTAATTTACGCTCTCAACCTTCCACTTCAGGCGAAGTTAGAGCGCGCTTAGATGCTGGCCAACAACTAACGGTTTTGCAGGCAGTAGACGATTGGTATGAAGTGTCCCATCAAGGGGAATCACTATTTGTGGCAAATTGGGTAGTGACGACAGGTGAGCTTGAGGAAGAACAACCAGAAGCTGAACAACAAGAAGTTGTGAGCCGCAAAGCAGGTACGTTGGCGGGGTTAACGATTGTGCTTGATCCAGGTCACGGCGGTAATGATAGCGGTACTTCAGGGTATTATGGGACTAATGAAAAAGATTTAACTTTACCGACAGCTGAATTACTTGCTGCTAAGTTAGAAGCCGCAGGTGCTGAAGTTGCCTTCACTCGTGAATCTGACGTCTATGTAGGACTAAGAAAACGAGTTTCGATCAGCCACCAGAATAGTGCCGATGCATTTGTCAGTATTCACTATGATTCGGTAAGTGATTCTTCCGTGCATGGTTTTACGACGTACTACCAGCATGGCTTCCAAAAGCCGCTAGCCGATCACTTACATAGTGCTCTGCAAAAGCGTTTGTCCTTGCGCGATCGAGGTGTGCGAGAAGGAAATTATTTAGTGCTTCGAGAGAACCAGCAATATGCCGTTCTTCTGGAGCTAGGTTATTTAAGCAATGCGTCGGAAGAAAGAACAGTTGCTAATGCGCAGTTCAGAGAAACTGCTGCTCACGCAATTTATGAGGGTTTGATTTCCTTCTTTGACAGTCAATTAGATGAATAG
- the hisS gene encoding histidine--tRNA ligase, which yields MIKVPRGTQDILPEQSFKWQTVESIIRDTCNVYQYKEIRTPIFEHTELFTRGVGDTTDIVQKEMYTFQDRGERSLTLRPEGTASTVRAYVEHKLFGLPDQPVKLYYMGPMFRYERQQAGRYRQFVQFGIEAIGSADSAVDAEVIALAMDVYKKAGLKNLKLVLNSLGDTESRTAHKEALVAHFSPRIDEFCGDCQKRLEKNPLRILDCKKDRDHELMGTAPKLTDYLNEESASYFERVKAYLDALDIPYELDPNLVRGLDYYNHTAFEIMSTASGFGAITTLAGGGRYNGLVEDLGGPSSPGIGFAMSIERLLLALEAEGVTLEDSSASDAYVIALGDSPKLEAMRIVKNLRDEGISAEMDYADRKLKAQMKSADRKKAKFVLILGEDELSNQTIQIKEMATGEQKLVGLSETVSYMQQKMNKEESR from the coding sequence ATGATCAAAGTACCTAGAGGGACACAAGACATCTTGCCAGAACAGTCGTTCAAGTGGCAAACTGTTGAATCCATCATTCGTGATACATGTAACGTCTACCAATACAAAGAAATCCGGACACCGATTTTCGAACACACGGAATTGTTCACTAGAGGTGTAGGTGATACGACGGACATCGTGCAAAAAGAAATGTACACGTTTCAAGACCGTGGTGAGCGTTCTTTGACACTTCGTCCAGAAGGAACTGCTTCAACTGTACGAGCGTACGTCGAACACAAACTTTTCGGTCTGCCGGATCAACCTGTAAAACTTTATTACATGGGACCTATGTTCCGTTACGAGCGTCAGCAAGCTGGTCGTTATCGTCAATTCGTTCAATTTGGCATTGAAGCCATCGGGAGCGCAGACTCTGCAGTTGATGCTGAAGTAATCGCGCTTGCTATGGATGTTTATAAAAAGGCAGGACTTAAAAATCTCAAACTTGTACTCAACTCTTTGGGAGACACTGAAAGTCGAACGGCTCACAAAGAAGCACTAGTTGCACACTTTTCGCCGAGAATTGATGAATTTTGTGGGGATTGCCAGAAGCGACTTGAAAAAAATCCATTGCGTATTTTAGATTGTAAAAAGGACCGAGACCATGAGTTGATGGGCACTGCGCCGAAACTTACGGATTATCTGAATGAAGAATCAGCTAGTTATTTTGAGCGCGTCAAAGCGTATCTAGATGCACTGGATATTCCTTATGAATTAGATCCAAATTTAGTACGTGGATTAGATTATTACAACCACACAGCATTTGAAATCATGAGTACAGCTAGCGGTTTTGGTGCCATCACGACTCTAGCGGGTGGTGGTCGTTACAACGGCTTAGTTGAAGATTTAGGCGGACCGTCATCTCCTGGTATTGGATTCGCAATGAGTATTGAGCGATTGCTCCTTGCGCTTGAAGCTGAAGGAGTGACACTTGAAGATTCATCTGCAAGTGACGCGTATGTCATTGCTCTCGGAGATTCTCCGAAACTTGAGGCAATGCGAATCGTGAAAAACCTTCGGGATGAAGGCATTAGTGCCGAGATGGATTATGCAGATCGCAAATTGAAAGCACAAATGAAATCTGCAGACCGCAAAAAAGCCAAGTTTGTTTTGATTTTAGGTGAAGATGAACTTTCGAACCAAACTATCCAAATCAAAGAAATGGCAACAGGGGAGCAAAAGCTCGTTGGATTGTCAGAGACGGTTTCATATATGCAACAAAAGATGAACAAGGAGGAATCACGATGA
- a CDS encoding bifunctional (p)ppGpp synthetase/guanosine-3',5'-bis(diphosphate) 3'-pyrophosphohydrolase: MAKEQVRTAEEVFGITATYMNENNVQFVEKAYQLAEHAHRNQFRNSGEPYIIHPIQVAGILADLQMDPETVAAGFLHDVIEDTEYTRDDIVKEFSEEVAMLVEGVTKLGKIKYMSKEEQQAENHRKMFIAMAQDIRIILIKLADRLHNMRTLKHLPEEKQRRIANETLEIFAPLAHRLGISTVKWELEDTSLRYLNPQQYYRIVNFMKKKRTEREAYLNNVMKDINGQLDEVEIHADISGRPKHIYSIYRKMVIQQKQFNEIYDLLAMRIIVDSIKDCYAVLGIIHTLWKPMPGRFKDYIAMPKQNLYQSIHTTVIGPNGDPLEVQIRTQEMHNIAEYGVAAHWAYKEGRKVETTHESVDQRLSWFREILEFQNESSNAEEFMESLKFDLFSDMVYVFTPKGDVIELPAGSVPIDFAYRVHSEVGNKTIGAKVNGKMVPLDMKLKTGDIIEVLTSKQSFGPSRDWLKIAQSSQAKNKIKQYFKKQQRDENIEKGKEAIDKEIRAQDFEVKVVLTAENLKRVCEKYAFSNEEDLYSAVGFGGITAQQVVNRLAEKMRKERDHEETLEKISKTMAAPPVKKSTESGVVVKGIDNLLIRLSRCCSPVPGDDIVGFITKGRGVSVHRADCPNVQGTDSSQRLIDVEWEQDITVRKEYAVDIEVAAFDRTGLLNEVLMAVTDSKTTIAAVTGKSEKDIATINLTIKITNITHLHRVVDRIKQLPNVYSVQRIIN, from the coding sequence ATGGCAAAAGAACAAGTACGGACAGCCGAAGAAGTCTTTGGCATTACAGCAACCTATATGAATGAAAACAATGTTCAATTTGTAGAGAAAGCCTACCAATTGGCAGAGCATGCCCACAGAAACCAATTTCGAAATTCGGGTGAGCCTTACATCATTCACCCTATCCAAGTGGCGGGGATTTTAGCAGACTTACAAATGGACCCAGAAACCGTAGCGGCTGGGTTTCTTCACGATGTCATTGAAGACACAGAGTATACGCGAGATGATATCGTCAAGGAATTCAGTGAAGAAGTAGCCATGCTGGTAGAAGGCGTTACGAAACTCGGTAAAATTAAATACATGTCTAAAGAAGAGCAACAAGCCGAAAATCATCGAAAAATGTTTATCGCGATGGCGCAAGATATTCGCATCATCTTAATAAAACTTGCTGACCGCTTGCACAACATGCGTACGTTGAAACATTTGCCAGAAGAAAAACAGCGACGCATAGCGAACGAAACACTTGAGATATTCGCACCACTTGCGCATCGTCTTGGTATTTCGACAGTGAAGTGGGAGCTCGAGGATACTTCTTTAAGATACTTAAATCCCCAACAATATTACCGAATCGTCAACTTCATGAAAAAGAAGCGTACAGAACGAGAAGCTTATTTAAATAATGTCATGAAAGATATTAATGGGCAATTAGACGAAGTTGAGATCCATGCAGATATTTCAGGAAGACCAAAACATATCTACAGTATTTACCGCAAAATGGTTATCCAGCAAAAGCAATTTAATGAAATCTATGATTTACTGGCCATGCGTATCATCGTAGATAGCATTAAAGATTGTTATGCAGTGCTAGGTATCATCCATACGCTTTGGAAGCCAATGCCAGGTCGTTTTAAAGATTATATTGCGATGCCTAAACAAAATTTGTACCAGTCTATCCACACAACAGTTATCGGACCAAACGGGGATCCACTTGAAGTGCAAATCCGCACGCAAGAAATGCACAACATTGCCGAGTACGGGGTAGCCGCTCACTGGGCATATAAAGAGGGACGAAAAGTAGAAACTACCCACGAATCTGTGGATCAGCGACTGTCTTGGTTCCGTGAAATTCTTGAGTTCCAAAATGAGTCTTCCAATGCAGAAGAATTTATGGAATCTCTTAAATTTGACCTGTTTTCAGACATGGTTTATGTCTTTACGCCAAAAGGTGATGTTATCGAGTTACCGGCCGGTTCTGTACCCATTGATTTTGCATACCGCGTCCACTCGGAAGTAGGCAATAAAACCATTGGAGCCAAAGTTAACGGCAAAATGGTCCCGTTAGATATGAAATTAAAGACGGGCGATATCATCGAAGTGTTAACTTCTAAACAATCGTTTGGTCCTAGTCGCGATTGGTTAAAAATTGCTCAATCATCTCAAGCGAAAAATAAAATCAAGCAATACTTTAAAAAGCAACAGCGCGATGAGAATATTGAAAAAGGCAAAGAAGCAATCGACAAAGAAATTCGTGCGCAAGACTTTGAAGTCAAAGTGGTATTGACCGCTGAAAACTTGAAGCGCGTATGTGAGAAATATGCCTTTTCAAATGAAGAAGATTTATATTCTGCTGTCGGTTTCGGGGGAATTACGGCGCAACAAGTCGTCAATCGTTTGGCCGAAAAAATGCGCAAAGAGCGCGATCACGAAGAGACGCTTGAAAAAATTTCGAAGACCATGGCCGCACCTCCTGTTAAAAAATCAACCGAATCTGGCGTTGTGGTGAAAGGAATCGACAACCTGCTCATTCGTTTGTCTCGTTGTTGTAGTCCTGTACCAGGCGATGATATTGTCGGATTTATCACAAAAGGACGGGGAGTATCTGTTCACAGAGCAGACTGTCCAAACGTGCAAGGAACCGATAGTTCTCAGCGGTTAATTGATGTGGAGTGGGAACAAGATATAACGGTTCGAAAAGAGTATGCAGTCGATATCGAAGTCGCTGCTTTTGATCGAACGGGCCTATTAAACGAAGTGTTGATGGCTGTCACAGATTCCAAGACAACAATTGCTGCAGTGACGGGCAAATCTGAAAAAGATATTGCGACGATCAATTTAACAATCAAAATTACGAATATCACACACTTACATCGTGTTGTGGATCGCATTAAGCAGTTGCCAAACGTCTATTCCGTTCAACGAATTATCAACTAA
- the aspS gene encoding aspartate--tRNA ligase — protein MKRTHECGKVEKQAIGQQVELIGWVQKRRDLGGLIFVDLRDRTGIVQVVFNPDFSQEAIIKAEKLRSEFLITVKGTVVARDERQINKNMETGEVEVQVTELEVINEAKTPPFAIENQTDVNEDVRLKHRYLDLRRPVMYDTFKMRSDITKTVRNFLADEDFLEVETPILTKSTPEGARDYLVPSRVHEGEFYALPQSPQLFKQMLMVSGFERYFQIARCFRDEDLRADRQPEFTQIDMEMSFMSMDEIIELNERLMKQVMKDVKGIDVTTPFQRMDYQEAMARFGSDKPDVRFGLELQDLEAIAKDSEFGVFKNAIAGGGQVKGIAVKGAAADYSRKDIDALGEFAARYGAKGLAWLKVEEDGVKGPIAKFFPEEKGTALIEAMQAEAGDLLLFVADKSNVIADALGALRMKFGKERNLIDHSQFAFLWVINWPLFEYDAELGRYFAAHHPFTRPFDEDADKLETDPASVRAQAYDLVLNGFELGGGSLRIYEREMQEKMFRTLGFSDEEAKEQFGFLLEAFEYGTPPHGGVAFGLDRLVMLLAGRTNLRDTIAFPKTASASCVLTDAPSPVSESQLKDLHVSVISQNTQ, from the coding sequence ATGAAACGAACGCATGAATGTGGGAAAGTAGAAAAACAAGCCATCGGACAACAGGTGGAATTAATAGGATGGGTACAAAAACGTCGTGATTTAGGTGGACTTATTTTCGTAGATTTACGTGATCGCACAGGAATCGTTCAGGTCGTCTTCAATCCTGATTTTTCGCAAGAAGCTATCATCAAAGCTGAAAAACTGCGCAGCGAGTTCTTAATTACTGTAAAAGGTACAGTCGTAGCTCGTGACGAAAGACAAATCAATAAGAACATGGAAACTGGAGAAGTGGAAGTCCAAGTGACGGAGCTCGAAGTGATCAACGAAGCTAAGACACCTCCTTTCGCAATTGAAAATCAAACGGATGTGAATGAAGACGTTCGCTTAAAACATCGCTACTTGGACCTGCGTCGTCCGGTTATGTACGACACGTTCAAAATGCGTTCGGATATCACTAAGACGGTTCGTAATTTCTTAGCTGACGAAGACTTCTTAGAAGTTGAGACACCAATTTTAACGAAATCAACTCCAGAAGGAGCGCGTGATTATTTAGTTCCTAGCCGTGTTCATGAAGGTGAATTTTACGCCTTGCCGCAATCTCCGCAACTATTCAAACAAATGTTGATGGTTTCAGGATTTGAGCGTTACTTCCAAATCGCACGTTGTTTCCGTGATGAAGATTTGCGAGCAGATCGCCAGCCTGAATTTACGCAAATTGACATGGAAATGAGTTTTATGTCAATGGATGAAATCATTGAATTGAACGAGCGTCTAATGAAGCAAGTCATGAAAGACGTGAAGGGAATCGATGTGACCACACCATTCCAACGTATGGACTACCAAGAAGCTATGGCACGTTTTGGTTCAGATAAGCCGGATGTACGCTTTGGACTAGAATTGCAAGATCTAGAAGCGATTGCAAAAGACTCAGAGTTTGGCGTCTTTAAAAATGCAATTGCTGGTGGTGGACAAGTGAAAGGGATTGCGGTTAAAGGTGCAGCCGCAGACTACTCACGTAAAGATATTGATGCTCTTGGTGAATTTGCTGCACGTTACGGAGCAAAAGGACTTGCTTGGTTGAAAGTTGAAGAAGATGGCGTGAAAGGCCCTATTGCTAAATTCTTCCCAGAGGAAAAAGGCACTGCGCTAATTGAGGCGATGCAAGCAGAAGCTGGTGACTTATTGCTATTTGTTGCAGATAAATCGAACGTCATAGCTGACGCACTTGGCGCACTGCGTATGAAGTTTGGAAAAGAACGTAACTTGATTGACCATTCTCAGTTTGCTTTTTTATGGGTCATCAACTGGCCGTTATTTGAATACGATGCTGAATTAGGTCGCTATTTCGCAGCTCACCATCCATTCACTCGCCCGTTTGACGAAGATGCTGACAAACTAGAGACTGACCCTGCTTCAGTTCGTGCACAGGCATATGATCTTGTGTTAAATGGTTTTGAGTTAGGTGGCGGTTCTCTTCGAATTTACGAGCGTGAGATGCAAGAAAAGATGTTCCGCACACTTGGCTTTAGTGACGAGGAAGCTAAAGAGCAATTTGGTTTCTTACTCGAAGCCTTTGAGTACGGCACACCTCCACACGGTGGCGTTGCATTCGGTCTAGACCGATTGGTTATGTTACTCGCAGGACGGACAAATCTACGCGATACGATTGCGTTCCCTAAAACAGCTAGCGCAAGCTGCGTATTAACGGATGCACCGAGTCCTGTTTCCGAAAGCCAATTAAAAGATTTACATGTTTCGGTTATATCACAGAATACTCAGTGA